The Gemella haemolysans genome includes a region encoding these proteins:
- a CDS encoding VOC family protein, with the protein MKKYNSNIKLGTATLNVVNFDRQLKFYTEVMGMTVISKNDIEATLGTSDNTPLLHLKKVDGPLVHSYGLYHIAYLVPDEQSLANILRHFIDSNVPLDGGSDHGYSNALYLSDIEDNGIEVYYDKDESIWDRKEDGKIIGVTEPIDATHLLDISETVVPYVLPVGTIIGHVHLSVQNSTVSSNFYQDVLGFSDKFTVASASWIAYGNYHHHLAVNHWGGPNLSLRQKGTPGLDYFEIIFIDDIAYNKIVENIKNNNTKIISEYDNKIIINDPNGIEVHLIKEI; encoded by the coding sequence ATGAAAAAATATAATTCAAACATTAAACTTGGAACTGCTACGCTTAATGTTGTAAACTTTGACAGACAACTCAAATTTTATACTGAAGTTATGGGAATGACTGTAATTTCTAAAAATGATATAGAGGCTACTTTAGGAACTTCAGATAATACTCCGCTTCTTCACTTGAAAAAAGTTGATGGCCCTCTAGTTCATTCATATGGACTATATCACATAGCTTACCTAGTTCCAGATGAACAAAGTCTAGCGAATATCTTACGTCATTTTATTGATTCTAACGTTCCTTTAGATGGTGGATCTGACCATGGTTATAGTAATGCTCTATACCTAAGTGATATAGAAGATAATGGAATTGAAGTTTATTACGATAAAGATGAAAGTATTTGGGATAGAAAAGAAGACGGTAAAATCATAGGAGTAACTGAACCTATAGATGCTACTCACCTACTTGATATTTCTGAAACTGTAGTACCTTATGTTTTACCAGTAGGAACTATCATTGGTCATGTTCACCTGAGTGTTCAAAACTCTACAGTTTCTTCTAATTTCTATCAAGATGTGCTGGGATTTAGTGATAAATTTACTGTAGCTAGTGCAAGTTGGATTGCTTATGGTAATTATCATCATCACTTAGCTGTTAACCACTGGGGTGGCCCTAACTTAAGTCTTAGACAAAAAGGAACTCCTGGTTTAGATTATTTTGAAATAATATTTATTGATGACATTGCTTACAACAAAATTGTGGAAAATATAAAAAATAATAACACTAAAATCATTAGTGAATATGATAATAAAATCATTATCAATGATCCAAATGGAATCGAAGTACACTTAATAAAAGAAATATAA
- a CDS encoding TVP38/TMEM64 family protein, protein MQDFIAQFGSFAPIVFLILASILPIFLFPPGIFSAIGGYLFGFTHGFILSIISSIIYTSAMFIISRYFASDYVEKYLAKKLSKKQYDTIFGISENKLMIFLIIYRLIPVLPNSVICYSYGLTKISFKKYFIGNIIGLIPGKMIWLHFGTTLNNIGSMEFLYGIIILLSFIFISSKISKKFNK, encoded by the coding sequence ATGCAGGATTTTATAGCACAATTTGGTAGCTTTGCACCTATAGTTTTTTTAATACTAGCATCTATATTACCAATATTTTTATTTCCACCAGGGATATTTTCTGCGATTGGTGGTTATTTATTTGGTTTTACTCATGGTTTTATCCTTTCAATAATTTCTTCAATAATCTATACTAGCGCTATGTTTATCATCTCAAGATACTTCGCAAGTGATTACGTTGAAAAATACTTAGCTAAAAAACTATCAAAAAAACAATACGATACGATTTTTGGTATAAGTGAAAATAAACTTATGATATTTTTAATAATTTACAGATTAATCCCAGTTCTTCCAAATAGTGTTATTTGTTACTCATATGGTTTAACTAAGATATCGTTTAAAAAGTATTTTATAGGTAATATTATAGGTTTAATTCCTGGAAAAATGATTTGGCTACACTTCGGAACTACTCTAAATAATATTGGAAGTATGGAATTTTTATATGGAATAATTATACTTTTATCATTTATTTTTATCAGTTCAAAAATATCGAAAAAATTTAATAAGTAA
- a CDS encoding DUF951 domain-containing protein has protein sequence MEYELNDIVEMKKQHPCGTNRWQITRMGADIKIKCLKCDNNIMMPRREFNKKIKKIVEKHS, from the coding sequence ATGGAATATGAATTAAATGACATAGTTGAAATGAAAAAACAACACCCTTGTGGCACAAATAGATGGCAAATTACACGTATGGGGGCAGATATAAAGATAAAATGCCTGAAGTGTGATAATAACATTATGATGCCGAGACGTGAGTTTAACAAAAAAATTAAAAAAATAGTTGAAAAACATTCATAA
- a CDS encoding mechanosensitive ion channel family protein encodes MNFIEKIKGTINNTDLLITILEKFLIIIGIFIVASILVRIFNKIIDYVMTTRDNANKKFNIKFNEKRSETLHKLVKSAVRYSIYFIAFFQVLSILGVNTTSIVASAGIASVAIGFGAQSLVKDIISGFFIILEGQFDVGDNVKIYNQAAFIAGGDVMSLGLRSTKIRSKDGEVYFIPNGTINQVVNYSLMYNLALVELPIKIDETIEKSEERVNKVINSANSSKEYRELLYKNDKLHIDNIENIADNVITIKVVGKAKVGKKNKVETMLRRDFYKEFESLLTSNEEK; translated from the coding sequence ATGAATTTTATTGAAAAAATTAAAGGTACAATAAATAATACAGATTTATTGATTACAATTTTAGAAAAATTTCTAATTATAATAGGTATCTTCATTGTAGCATCGATATTAGTGCGAATATTTAATAAGATTATCGATTATGTTATGACGACTAGAGATAATGCTAATAAGAAATTCAATATAAAGTTTAATGAGAAACGATCAGAGACGTTACATAAGCTTGTAAAAAGCGCAGTTCGTTATTCAATTTATTTTATTGCTTTTTTTCAAGTTTTGTCTATTTTAGGAGTTAATACGACGAGTATAGTTGCTAGTGCTGGGATTGCTTCTGTTGCTATTGGTTTTGGTGCTCAGAGCTTAGTTAAGGATATTATTTCGGGGTTCTTTATCATTCTTGAAGGACAATTTGATGTAGGAGATAATGTTAAAATATACAACCAGGCAGCTTTTATTGCTGGAGGGGACGTTATGTCACTTGGCTTACGCTCTACGAAAATACGATCAAAAGATGGAGAAGTATATTTCATTCCTAATGGAACTATTAATCAGGTTGTAAACTATTCATTAATGTATAATTTAGCCTTAGTAGAGTTGCCGATAAAAATCGATGAAACTATTGAAAAAAGTGAGGAGCGCGTAAATAAAGTAATAAACTCAGCTAATTCTAGTAAAGAATACCGAGAATTATTATATAAAAATGATAAATTACATATAGATAATATAGAAAATATAGCTGATAATGTTATTACAATAAAAGTCGTTGGTAAGGCGAAAGTTGGTAAAAAAAATAAAGTGGAAACAATGTTAAGACGTGATTTTTATAAAGAGTTTGAATCACTACTCACTTCAAATGAAGAAAAATAG
- a CDS encoding ParB/RepB/Spo0J family partition protein, translated as MAKKLGKGLGRGLDAIFATENVELTTDNDKIVEISLEEIKKNPYQPRTYFNEEKLNELKESIEKNGLLQPIIVKKAVKGYYIIAGERRYRAFELLGKKEIPAIIKEMTDEEMMIFAVLENLQREDLSALEESESYKNLMDKMSLTQEELAKKLGKSRPYIANSLRLLKLPAEIKNKLEQGLISAAHARTLLSLKTKKAMEEVCALVIDRKMSVRELEEYVAKLLKPKEVKKPKVKDIFIEEQENNLKKLLGTSVTIKQGRNKKGKIEIEFKDNDEFERIISLFKDE; from the coding sequence GTGGCTAAGAAACTAGGTAAGGGATTAGGTCGTGGTCTTGATGCAATTTTTGCTACTGAAAATGTAGAATTAACTACTGATAATGATAAAATAGTAGAAATCTCATTAGAAGAGATTAAGAAAAATCCATATCAACCTCGTACTTATTTCAACGAAGAGAAGTTAAATGAATTAAAAGAATCTATTGAAAAAAATGGATTATTACAGCCTATTATTGTAAAAAAAGCAGTAAAAGGTTATTACATCATAGCTGGTGAACGTCGATATAGAGCTTTTGAACTGCTAGGTAAGAAAGAAATTCCAGCTATTATTAAAGAAATGACTGATGAAGAAATGATGATCTTTGCGGTCCTAGAAAACTTACAACGTGAGGATTTATCAGCATTAGAAGAATCAGAAAGTTATAAAAATCTGATGGATAAAATGTCATTAACTCAAGAAGAATTGGCTAAGAAACTTGGAAAAAGTAGACCATATATCGCCAATAGTTTACGACTATTAAAATTACCTGCAGAAATAAAAAATAAGCTTGAGCAAGGGTTAATAAGTGCAGCTCACGCAAGAACTTTACTTTCATTAAAAACAAAAAAAGCTATGGAAGAAGTTTGTGCTTTAGTAATTGATAGAAAAATGTCAGTTCGTGAGTTAGAAGAATATGTAGCGAAGTTATTAAAACCAAAAGAAGTTAAGAAACCAAAAGTTAAGGATATTTTTATAGAAGAACAAGAAAACAATCTTAAAAAACTCCTAGGAACTTCTGTAACTATTAAACAAGGTCGTAATAAAAAAGGTAAGATTGAAATTGAGTTCAAAGATAATGATGAGTTTGAACGTATTATTTCATTATTCAAGGATGAATAA
- a CDS encoding ParA family protein, producing MKILAICNQKGGVGKTTTSINLAASLAHLKKKVLLIDTDPQANATSGVGVDKAAIEQSIYNILVDEVNINDVIQKTAYENLDIVPSSIALAGAEVELVSAISREQRMKNAISEIKGEYDYVVIDCPPSLGLITLNSLTAANGVIIPVQTEYYALEGLSQLMNTFNIVRKHLNSKLDIFGVLLTMTDSRTNISNQVAEQVRDHFKDKAFDTVISRTVRLSEAPSFGEPIIEYAKNSNGAKQYLSLAKEVIERG from the coding sequence ATGAAAATTTTAGCGATATGTAATCAAAAAGGTGGAGTGGGAAAAACAACTACTTCAATAAATTTAGCTGCGTCTTTAGCACATTTAAAGAAAAAAGTATTATTAATAGATACTGATCCACAGGCTAATGCTACGAGTGGTGTAGGTGTAGATAAAGCGGCTATAGAACAATCAATTTATAATATACTTGTTGACGAAGTTAATATTAATGATGTTATTCAAAAAACAGCTTATGAGAACCTAGACATAGTTCCTTCTAGCATAGCATTAGCAGGTGCAGAAGTTGAACTAGTTTCAGCGATTAGTCGTGAACAACGTATGAAAAATGCAATCTCAGAAATTAAAGGTGAGTATGACTATGTAGTAATCGACTGCCCACCGTCTTTAGGTCTAATTACGTTAAATTCTTTAACTGCAGCTAATGGAGTAATTATTCCAGTGCAGACTGAATATTACGCTCTAGAGGGGCTTAGCCAGCTTATGAATACATTTAATATAGTTAGAAAGCACTTGAACTCTAAATTAGATATTTTTGGTGTCTTGCTTACTATGACAGATAGTAGAACTAATATATCTAATCAAGTAGCTGAACAAGTTCGAGATCACTTTAAAGATAAAGCATTTGATACTGTTATATCTAGAACTGTTCGCTTAAGCGAAGCGCCAAGTTTTGGTGAACCAATTATTGAATATGCTAAAAATTCTAATGGTGCAAAACAATATTTATCATTAGCTAAAGAGGTGATTGAGCGTGGCTAA
- a CDS encoding ParB/RepB/Spo0J family partition protein, with amino-acid sequence MSESVKPFSKLYDLTQRAEKVGISDDDVLREILVEKIVPNKYQPRREFTEEKIKELAESIKQNGLLQSITVRDIGNGFYELIAGERRLRAIKYLQYPTTKAIVKELTDEQMATLALIENIQREELTPIEEAHAYQELLSINKLTQDELAKSLGKTQATVANKLRLLKLSDKVIDAINTKKITERHGRAMVKLDASAQEKLLVQILSQNLNVSQTEEKIDTYLKIKKDIKVFNTVVNYDGQKVIAKLTKEIAKLEEKYNISLNKEEEENMDSVVIKVTIPRYVNKEVKDENFSDM; translated from the coding sequence ATGAGTGAAAGTGTAAAACCATTTAGTAAACTGTATGATTTAACACAAAGAGCTGAGAAAGTCGGTATTTCAGATGATGATGTCCTTAGAGAAATATTAGTTGAAAAGATTGTTCCTAATAAATATCAGCCTAGAAGAGAATTTACAGAAGAAAAAATTAAAGAATTGGCTGAGTCTATTAAACAAAATGGATTACTTCAATCTATTACAGTTCGTGATATAGGGAATGGCTTTTACGAGCTTATAGCTGGTGAAAGAAGGCTAAGAGCTATTAAGTATTTACAGTATCCAACAACTAAGGCGATTGTAAAAGAGTTAACGGATGAACAAATGGCGACTTTGGCTTTAATTGAAAATATACAAAGGGAAGAATTAACGCCTATAGAAGAAGCACATGCATATCAAGAGCTTCTAAGTATAAATAAACTAACTCAAGATGAACTAGCAAAATCTTTAGGAAAAACACAGGCTACTGTAGCTAATAAGTTACGATTATTGAAATTAAGTGATAAAGTAATTGATGCTATTAACACTAAGAAAATTACTGAGCGACATGGGCGTGCTATGGTAAAATTAGATGCTTCTGCTCAGGAAAAACTTTTAGTTCAGATTTTATCACAAAATTTAAATGTTTCTCAAACTGAGGAAAAAATTGATACTTATTTGAAGATTAAAAAAGATATTAAAGTTTTCAATACTGTGGTAAATTATGATGGTCAAAAAGTTATAGCAAAACTTACAAAAGAAATAGCAAAATTAGAAGAAAAGTATAATATTAGTCTTAATAAAGAAGAAGAAGAAAATATGGATAGTGTGGTTATCAAAGTTACCATACCAAGATATGTAAATAAAGAGGTAAAAGATGAAAATTTTAGCGATATGTAA